CGATGTTAACAGCAATCCCGGAGGCGTCTTGTGAGAACTGAACGTTACTTTGCCTTGTTGTTGATCTTATTGTTGGCCATCTTGGCCTTTCGTCCGATGACCTCGCCCGAGCCCGTTAAGGCACAGGACGCTCCCCGTGCCTGCGGACTGTATTTCGAACCGGGCGTAACCACATTGCGCGCACCCGGAGGCGAACGCCAGGCGTTCGGCAAAGTGGCATACGACACTTGTTCCGGAAAAGTTTGGGGATTTCCGACCGGGAGCAGCGCGCCTTATCCGATGGATACAACGAATCCAGCGCCGACAACCTCCCACCCGATTTACCTGGGCAGGTTTGCCGTGGAGGCTACGCAGAAATAACTATTCGAGCCCAAGAGGATGCTTCTCGTCCTCGGCTTCTTCGATGGGATGACGCTCGTGCCATTTGCGCAGTCCGAACGCGATCAGAAAGCCAAGCGGGATACTCGCCACCAGAAGCAGCAGAATCCCAATGATCGCTGCAACAAGGTTGAAGTTCTTGGCGGCAATGAACAGCGCAAACATGCTGGTTATATTCTAGAACGGAAAGGCCCGGATTGAACCCCGGGCTTCTCCGTAGTTCCGAATTGGGAGGACGGTTCTAGCTTCCCGTGTACATCGCGATCACTCGCTCAATCGCCCGCTTGCACACGGAACAGAACTGGTTGTGCCGCGTGAACATAATGCAGTTCACCTCCGGACGGTAGTACCCCTTCGCTTCGTACAATGCACCCTCGAAAGCTCCCACCTTTCCGGCATACTTTTCAGCGCCTAGCATCTCGTCTTCGTGCTTCAGTTCCTCGGCAAACAAGGCGTCCATCTCCGCTTCGGGACGGTTCTGCGCCCTGATCTCGCGCCGGCGCTTCTGGATGGAATGCGAGTACTGCGAGAACGCCTCTTTGTTCCACGGTGTAGGTAGCGGAGTGCCGGGCGAAACCATGTCGGCCCATTTGAAGTCCTTCTTATCCAACAGGGCAGTCACGTTCGGGTCCCAGGGCTCGATCCTTTTAGTCGCCGGAGCATAGGAAACGTCCGAGGTGTAATACTCGTCCCCGAGTCCGGCGAAGTGGTGTCCAAACTCGTGCACGAATACGTACGGCGACCATCCGCTATCGGCCGCTACAGTCGAGTACAAGTTGAAGATTCCGCCCCCACCATAGGTGTTCGTGTTCGTGAGGATCTCGACCACGTCATACGGCGCGAACTGCGCGATCGTGCGGAACGCCTTGTTGTCGAACGTCAGTACGTAACGCTCCGAATCGAACGCATCATATGTCGCTCCCACCGGCGACTTCCGGTAAATGCCCGTGGAAGGCCGCGAAATGCCCGACTGTTCCGCCGGAGGACAAAGTCCCCATACATTGAAGTCGGCGCGATGTTCCTTGAATGGCGACGTCGAGAAGAGAATGTCCATCAGTCGGCGTGCGTCTTTCTCGAACTTCGGCATTTCCGCCGCAGTGTAGCCGTCGCCGAGAATGAGGAAGTCAACCTTCACCGTTGGATCTCCCGACTTCTGCAACTCGATCAGGTTCGCCGGAGCCTTCATCGTCGAGCGATCAATGAACTTGTCCTTCGGATCGATGTTCACCGACCATACCTCGTGAAAGGCCATGAGTTCGTCTCGCTTCTTCAGTACCACCTGTACCGGCTTCTCTGGAGCAGGGAAGCGCAGTGACTCGGAGAACGTGCGGTTCAGAGTCTTGGCTTCGTCGGTGGTCTCCCACTCGCCATAGATCGAAGCGAACCCCCGCGAGTAAAGCAGCTTATTGGAAGCGCGGTCGCGCACCTCGAAGATGTACTTGCCGAGATTGCTCTCGTCGATCGGTTTTGCCGGATTGCCCGGGAAAGGCAACGGCTCAAGCACAACTTGGTCGAAGCTGAACATCTCCTGGTTGGCGTTGCCGGTGTGAAAGTAGTCGAGGCGCATCGTGCGCGGAACATTGGTGGCGGCAGACATCGCGACCGTAGTAAATAGAACGAACAACGCAAGTTTGCGGATCATGGCGAAGGAATTGTACTAGGCAAAGACTCGGAAGCTAAGTGGGGAGGGATGAGTGAATTGAGAACGAGTGGCGTGCCGTTGCCGTTATCTCCTTCAGTTTGCTGCAAACGCCACCTTCGCCATTCCCACAAACGCTTCTGCGGTAGGCGTCATCGGCTCATCTCTTCTACCGAGCGCTATTTCCGTGAATGCATCTTTCGCCACGATTCTTCGAAACACCACGCCCGGTGTTCCCAACTTCGCCACGCAGGCCGGGGCGATCGACACACCCAGTCCCGCGCCGATCAACCTTATTGCCGTCGGCCATTGAGGCGCTTCCTGCACCACCTGCGGACGGAATCCTGCGCGCTCGCACACGCCCATCGTCCTGTCATAAGCGACCGGCCCCATGCTTCGCGGATGAAAGACGAACGGTTCTCCCTTCAGCTTCGCGATCGAGATACTCTGTTGGCTCGCCAGCCGATGTCGTGCCGGCAGAATTGCGACAAATGGCTCTCGCATAAGGCTTTGGATTACCAGGCCTTCCACTTCGCCCGGATCTCGCAGGAAACCCAGGTCCACCGTTCCGTCCCGCAAATGCTCGATAACCTCTGCCGTAACCATCTCCATCAGTCGAAGCTGGACCGCAGGATATTCGCGCCGGTACGACCTGATCACATCAGGCAATGACGTGAGCATCGCTGAACCCGCAAACCCAACTGTCAGGTTGCCAATCTCTCCCCGGCCCACCCGGCGGACCGCATTCAAATCCTCTTGTACTCGGGCAAGCGTTCGCCGCGCGCGCTCGAGCAACTCGCGTCCCGCAGCCGTCAGCGCCACCGATCGGGAAGTGCGCTCGAACAATGGGTGCCCTAAGGTTGATTCCAGGTACTTGATCTGCTGCGACAACGGAGGCTGCTGGATGCCGAGCCGTGCCGCTGCGCGCCCGAAATGAAGTTCCTCGGCGACGGCTACAAAGTATCGGAGATGTCGAAGATCAATATGATCCATATATCAATCAAAGCAATCAATATATTGGACGTGTTCTCTGCTTTTGTCTATCGTTACCTACAACGGTGAGGAGGACGATGTGGGAGCACAACCGCTAATGCGCGAAGAACCATCTGCCGAGCCAACGGTTCGCCTTTTTCGGCCCGGAGATGAAGCGGATTTCCGCCGTCTCAACGAAGAGTGGATTCGCCGCGATTTCAAGATCGAAGAAAAGGATCTCGCGTCCTTTGACGACCCGCAGCACAAGATCATCGACGGCGGCGGCCAGATATTCATGGCAATGCTCGACGGTGTTGCGGTGGGCTGTGTGGCCCTTCTGAAAATGGACGGTCGAACTTATGAGCTCGCGAAGATGGCCACCGACGAGTGTTTTCGGCGTCGCGGCATCGGGCGAGCCCTTATGAATGCCGCTATCGCCTGGGCCCGCCAGCAGAAAGCCCGCAGGCTCTACCTGGAGACGAACCACGTGCTTACGCCGGCTATGAAATTGTACGAGTCCTGCGGATTCCGCTACATCCCGAAGGAGCGCCAGAAGCCCTCGCCTTACGTCCGCTCCGACGTGCAGATGGAAATGTGCCTTGAGCCGGAGTGGGTGCAATACATCTAAAACAAAAAGACCCGATCTTGCGACCGGGCCTTTTTGGAGTGTCGTGTTGTATTACTGATGTGCCGTTGGCCCTTCTGTGGCCGCGGGCGGAATTGCTGGTAGCGCCTGACCTTCGGGCAGATCTTCCACGATCTCCGGCAACGGCTGCTCCAGCGCGATAGCCAGCACCTGGTCCATGGTGTCCACCGGATGGATCTTCATTGCGGTACGCAGGTTTTCCGGTACCTCGGTCAGATCCTTCTCGTTCTCCTTCGGGATTATCACTTCCTTGATGCCTGCCCGCATTGCTGCCAGCAGCTTTTCCTTCAATCCGCCGATTGGAAGAATCTTTCCGCGCAGCGTGATCTCGCCCGTCATCGCAACCTCGCGGCGCACCGGAATCTTGCTGAGAGCGCTCGAAATTGCGGTGGCCATGGTGATGCCGGCCGATGGGCCGTCCTTCGGAATCGCGCCTTCCGGCACGTGCACGTGGATGTCGCAGCTCCTGTAGAAGTCGCGCGGAAGTCCCAGCGATTTCCAGCGTGAGCGTACGTAGGTCATAGCGGCCTGCGCCGATTCCTGCATCACGTCGCCGAGCTTTCCAGTCAGGATCGGCTTGCCGCCCTTTCCTTCTACGACCGAGGCTTCGGTCGTAAGAATCGAGCCGCCTACTTCCGTCCAGGCGAGTCCGGTGACCAGGCCAATTTCGCTCTTCTCATTCGCCAGCGTGTCGCGGAACTTTGCCACGCCGAGGAATTCTTCCACCATCTCCGCCGTGACCGTGACGGTGTACTTCGCGTCTTTCACCACGCGACGCGCGATCTTCCGGCATACGTTGCCGATTTCGCGTTCGAGGTTACGGACGCCAGCTTCCCGCGTGTAGCTGCGGATGATAGTCAGCAGGGCATCGTCCGTGAACACAGCCGATTTTTCTTCCAGTCCGGCCTGTTCGCGTTGCTTGCGGACGAGGAACTGTTTGGCGATCTCCAGCTTTTCTGGTTCGGTATAGCCGTGCAGCCGCAGCACCTCCATGCGGTCCTGAAGTGCCGGCGGAATCGTGTGCATCACGTTCGCGGTGGCGATGAAGAAGATCTGCGACAAGTCGTACTCGACGTCGAGATAGTGGTCGACGAACATGAAGTTCTGTTCGGGATCGAGGACCTCGAGCAGCGCGGCCGACGGGTCGCCGCGGAAGTCCATCGACATCTTGTCGACTTCATCGAGCATGAAGACCGGGTTCTTGGTGCCGGCCTTCTTCATCATCTGGATGATCTGGCCGGGCAACGCACCGATGTAGGTGCGCCGGTGTCCGCGAATTTCCGCTTCATCCCGCACGCCGCCCAGTGACATGCGCACGAATTTGCGGCCCGTCGCCTTGGCAATCGACATGCCGAGCGAAGTTTTTCCCACGCCCGGAGGTCCAACGAAGCACAGGATCGAACCCTTCGGGTTCTTTACCAACTGGCGCACAGCGAGGAATTCAAGGATGCGTTCCTTGATCTTCTCCAGGCCATAGTGATCTTCGTTCAGGATTTTTTCCGCGTGTTCGATATTGCGGATTTCTTTCGATTTCTTCTTCCACGGAACCGCGAGCAGCCAGTCGAGGTAGTTGCGGGAAACGGTGCTCTCAGCCGACATCGGCGGCATGGCTTCCAGCTTCTTCAACTCCTGCAATGCCTTCTCATGTACTTCCTTCGGCATGCCGGCGTTGTCTACCTTCTTCTTGAGTTCGTCCCACTCGCTCTTTTCGCCGCGGCCCAGTTCCTTCTGGATGGCCTTGATCTTCTCGTTGAGGTAATACTCTTTCTGAGCACGCTCCATCTGCCGCTTCACGCGGGTCTGGATGGCGCGATCCATGTTCAGCTTCTCGATTTCGATATCCAGTACATCGGCGATACGGTTCAGTCGCTCAGCCGGATCGAAGATCTCCAAGAGTTCCTGCTTCTCTTCGATCGAAAGCTGAAGGTTCGCCGCGATGGTGTCCGTCAAACGCGACGGATCTTCCATCCTGACGGCGGCAATCATCGTCTCGTAGTTCAGTGACTGGCAGAGCTTCACGTACTGCTCGAACAGCGATGTCACCCGCTGCATTGCCGTCTCGATCGGCTGCGTCACTTCAGTGGTGTACTTCACCGTGCGGACGGTCGCTTCGAAGTAGCCGTCGGTGTCCACCAGTTGCAGTATCTTGCCGCGCTCCACTCCCTCCACGAGCACCTTGATGTTGCCGTCGGGGAGCTTCAGGCTCTGCACGATATTGACGATCGTGCCAACCTGATAGATTTCGTTCGGCTTCGGTTCATCGATGCTGGCGTCATGCTGCGTCGCCAGGAAAATTTTCTTGTCCCCCGCGAGCGCCTCTTCAAGAGCGCGTACGCTGGACTCGCGGCCCACCACGAACGGCGTCATCATGTACGGGAAGATGACGACATCGCGAATGGGCATCATCGGAAGCCGCTTGGTATCGAATTTCTCTTTGCCTTGGGTCAATTTTCACCTATGAAACTGCGGCGAAAGGTGCTGCGAAAAAGCAAACCTCACCGGTCATTCGATCTGTTTCCATTATATAGGCCGGAAAGGAAGTGCAACGGCCCAACGGTAACATTCGGACCTGCACATTCGGATGTTACCGCCCATCGCAGGCTAGTGCAGGTCAGTGTGGATATCAAGCGAGGAAACGCCTGAGTACATAGCACGCGGGGAACTCGCTGAAGTGCACAATCTACCTTCTTTGATACGTGCCCATCACCTCAGCCTGCGCGAGTATGTGACCCTTCATTGCCTGCTCCACCTGCTGCTTCGTCGCACCCGGCCTCAGTCCAAGTGCCGTGTCCAGCGCGTAGAGCTTGAAGAAGTACCGGTGGGTCTTTCCCGGTGGTGGGCACGGGCCTCCGTACCCGATCTTCTTGAAATCATTTATTCCCTGCGTGCCGCCGTTGGCATGATCGGTTTTCGCGACGCCTTCCGGTAGGTCATGTGCATTCGCGGGCAGATCGTAAACCACCCAATGCACCCATGTACCTATCGGTGCGTCGGGATCATCCGCAATCAACGCGAAGGTCTTCACGTTTTGGGGCGCTTCCGACCACTTCAGGGCCGGAGAAACATCGGTGCCCTGGCATGTATATTTCTGCGGGATCCCCTGCCCATTAGCGAAGGCGGAACTCTCAATCTTCATACTTCCTCCATGTTGCTGCGCGAACAATGGAACTGCCAACGATAGCAACGCGATCAGGAGTACTTTCTGCATCCCTAAATGCTACTCCCAAAACAAAACGGCCGACGGCGGTTGCCGTCGGCCAGAATTAGGAACTGTCGGCGCTAATCTTTTGATCCGACGGCATGTTGTCCGGTGCGCGTGCTGCCTTGTACCGGAGCACGCTGGTCCGTCCACAGGCTCCACGTCGCGCCGTTCGAGCCCACCGCCACCCCGTTATAGTCGCCAATGAACCGGGACTGGTAATTGCCTGCAGCTGGGTTGGCCGCGAACCATCGCGAATTGCCCACATCCGACAAACCCGAGTCAA
This genomic window from Terriglobales bacterium contains:
- a CDS encoding GNAT family N-acetyltransferase — translated: MSIVTYNGEEDDVGAQPLMREEPSAEPTVRLFRPGDEADFRRLNEEWIRRDFKIEEKDLASFDDPQHKIIDGGGQIFMAMLDGVAVGCVALLKMDGRTYELAKMATDECFRRRGIGRALMNAAIAWARQQKARRLYLETNHVLTPAMKLYESCGFRYIPKERQKPSPYVRSDVQMEMCLEPEWVQYI
- a CDS encoding IgA Peptidase M64; the encoded protein is MIRKLALFVLFTTVAMSAATNVPRTMRLDYFHTGNANQEMFSFDQVVLEPLPFPGNPAKPIDESNLGKYIFEVRDRASNKLLYSRGFASIYGEWETTDEAKTLNRTFSESLRFPAPEKPVQVVLKKRDELMAFHEVWSVNIDPKDKFIDRSTMKAPANLIELQKSGDPTVKVDFLILGDGYTAAEMPKFEKDARRLMDILFSTSPFKEHRADFNVWGLCPPAEQSGISRPSTGIYRKSPVGATYDAFDSERYVLTFDNKAFRTIAQFAPYDVVEILTNTNTYGGGGIFNLYSTVAADSGWSPYVFVHEFGHHFAGLGDEYYTSDVSYAPATKRIEPWDPNVTALLDKKDFKWADMVSPGTPLPTPWNKEAFSQYSHSIQKRRREIRAQNRPEAEMDALFAEELKHEDEMLGAEKYAGKVGAFEGALYEAKGYYRPEVNCIMFTRHNQFCSVCKRAIERVIAMYTGS
- a CDS encoding YbhB/YbcL family Raf kinase inhibitor-like protein — its product is MQKVLLIALLSLAVPLFAQQHGGSMKIESSAFANGQGIPQKYTCQGTDVSPALKWSEAPQNVKTFALIADDPDAPIGTWVHWVVYDLPANAHDLPEGVAKTDHANGGTQGINDFKKIGYGGPCPPPGKTHRYFFKLYALDTALGLRPGATKQQVEQAMKGHILAQAEVMGTYQRR
- a CDS encoding LysR substrate-binding domain-containing protein, with translation MDHIDLRHLRYFVAVAEELHFGRAAARLGIQQPPLSQQIKYLESTLGHPLFERTSRSVALTAAGRELLERARRTLARVQEDLNAVRRVGRGEIGNLTVGFAGSAMLTSLPDVIRSYRREYPAVQLRLMEMVTAEVIEHLRDGTVDLGFLRDPGEVEGLVIQSLMREPFVAILPARHRLASQQSISIAKLKGEPFVFHPRSMGPVAYDRTMGVCERAGFRPQVVQEAPQWPTAIRLIGAGLGVSIAPACVAKLGTPGVVFRRIVAKDAFTEIALGRRDEPMTPTAEAFVGMAKVAFAAN
- the lon gene encoding endopeptidase La, translated to MTQGKEKFDTKRLPMMPIRDVVIFPYMMTPFVVGRESSVRALEEALAGDKKIFLATQHDASIDEPKPNEIYQVGTIVNIVQSLKLPDGNIKVLVEGVERGKILQLVDTDGYFEATVRTVKYTTEVTQPIETAMQRVTSLFEQYVKLCQSLNYETMIAAVRMEDPSRLTDTIAANLQLSIEEKQELLEIFDPAERLNRIADVLDIEIEKLNMDRAIQTRVKRQMERAQKEYYLNEKIKAIQKELGRGEKSEWDELKKKVDNAGMPKEVHEKALQELKKLEAMPPMSAESTVSRNYLDWLLAVPWKKKSKEIRNIEHAEKILNEDHYGLEKIKERILEFLAVRQLVKNPKGSILCFVGPPGVGKTSLGMSIAKATGRKFVRMSLGGVRDEAEIRGHRRTYIGALPGQIIQMMKKAGTKNPVFMLDEVDKMSMDFRGDPSAALLEVLDPEQNFMFVDHYLDVEYDLSQIFFIATANVMHTIPPALQDRMEVLRLHGYTEPEKLEIAKQFLVRKQREQAGLEEKSAVFTDDALLTIIRSYTREAGVRNLEREIGNVCRKIARRVVKDAKYTVTVTAEMVEEFLGVAKFRDTLANEKSEIGLVTGLAWTEVGGSILTTEASVVEGKGGKPILTGKLGDVMQESAQAAMTYVRSRWKSLGLPRDFYRSCDIHVHVPEGAIPKDGPSAGITMATAISSALSKIPVRREVAMTGEITLRGKILPIGGLKEKLLAAMRAGIKEVIIPKENEKDLTEVPENLRTAMKIHPVDTMDQVLAIALEQPLPEIVEDLPEGQALPAIPPAATEGPTAHQ